The nucleotide sequence ATCACGAGCACGCCGAGTTGCGCGGCGTACCGGGAGGCGCTCGCCGCCATGAGGAACACCGGAGTGAGGCGGCGGTTCATCGCGTCGCGGACTCTCGCTCGGATGGTGCCGCCAGGAGCTCGTGCAGGCGGTCGGGGCAGGGGGATTCGTCGTAGTCCGGCCAGGTCGCGGGCTGTCGCTGCCCGAACCACATCATCTCGAGGCGTCGTGTGAGACCTCGCGCGCGGGCGCTTCCGAGCCGGCCGACGCCCTCGCCGAGGGCGACGACGATGCGGCACAGGATCGCGGGAAGCACGATCGGGGGCCTGCCGCCCGCCGCGTGGAGCACCGACGCCGCACTCGCCCCCTCCCAGGGCTGCAGTGCGATGGTCGGGGGGTCGGGAAGGACTCCGGCGGAGTGGATGAGGTCCACGAGCCCGTCGATCGAGCTCACGGCACTCGGCTGAGTGCCCGGCGAGGCCACCGAGGCGAGGCGCGATCGAGCCACGCGCTGCAGCGCGAGAGTCGTGGGGCGGCCCGGACCCTGCACCGAGGTGGCACGCACGATCGTGAGGCGCGGTGCCGAGTGGCCCAGTCGGTCGAGGGTCTCGAGCAGAGCGGCCTCGCCGAGCGCCTTGCTGCGCGAATACGGGCTGAACGGGAACGTGGGTTCGTCGGCTGACAGCTCAGGGGCGTGACCGAGAACGGCGGCGGAGCTGAGGTGGATGACACGAGAGACGCCGGCGGCGGCGGCCGCACGCAGGATCGTGGCCGGCACGAGCGCGTTGGCGCCAGTCAGCACATCGCTCTCTGCGGCGTCGGGGGTTGCGAGGCCACCAGCGATGACGATCACGCGAGCGCCGGCCAGGGCGGCGGTCAACGCCGAGCCGGCTTCGGCCTCGGCGCGCCTCGCGATGCCCGCGGCGCTGAGGGTCGGCTCGGCTCGGAGGCGCGGCGTCGGCACCTCGCGGACCTGGTGACCGGCCGCGCGGAGACGCGCGGCGACGGCGCGCCCGACGAAGCCGGTGGCGCCGACGACGGCCCATTCGGTGCGCTCGACGTTCACGGTGCGCCCGTCGCAGTCGGCACGCGTGCGGCGGCCGTCGCCGGACTCGACGCGGAAGACGTGTCCGCGTCGGCGCTGAAGGCGGAGAGCGCGCGCGGCAGGACGACGTGCACGACACCGAGCGCGAGGACGCCTGCCAGGCAGGCTGCGACGCCGAACGGCGTGGCGCCGAGGGAGGCGAGACCGAGGAGTCCGCAGCCGACGGTGAGGACGAAGGTGAGCGCGGCCGAGAAGAGGTGGCTGCGGCCTGCCACGACGTGAGCCTGGTAGGCGTGTTCGCGGTGCGCCTCGTGCCAGGAGGCACCTCGCGCGAGCCTGCGGAAGAATGTCGATGCGGTGTCGGCCAGGTAGACGGCGAGCGGGGCGAGCGCGGCCAGCGGAGGGACGCCGGTGGCGACCGCCACCAGACTCAGCGACGCGACCGCGGCGCCGAGCGCGTAGCTTCCGACGTCGCCGAGGAACATGCGGCGCCCGAAGAGGTTCCAGGGCAGGAACGCGAGATAGGCGGCTGCGAGAGCGAGCCCGGCCACGACGAGCCACGAGGTCTGCGTGACCGCGCCGACGAGTGCGAAGACACCGCCAGTGGCCAGCCCGTGCAGTGACGAGATGCCGTTCACGCCGTCCATGAAGTTGGCGACGTTGATGTAGCCGGCGACGGCGATCGCTCCCAGCGGCGCGAGCCACCACGGTGCACCGTGGACGAGGACGACGCTGAGGGAGCAGCCGAGTCCGATCGCCAGCTGGCAGGCGGCGCGGACGCGCACGCTCACACCCCGGATGTCTTCGAGGGCGCCGAGGACAGCGGCCGACAGGACGGTCAGTGCGACGATGGCCACTCCGTGCGGGGTGTGGCCGAACAGGATGGCCCAGGCTGCGGCGACCGCGGCGACGACACCGCCCGCGGGGGCGATGCCGCCGCCTCGGAGGACGGTCGTCGAATGCGACGATCGGTGATTCGGCGTGTCATAGGTGCCGAGGGACCGGAGCAGCGGCCGGAGGAGGGCCGGTGCCCCGAGACCCACGAGCAGAGCGACTGCTGGCACGAGGATGAGGTTGTGATCCATGCGCGGTCGGGCTCCCTGCTCTCGGCATCGATTGTTACATGATACATCCAGAATATCAGATTGATCGGTTCGAGAACAGCCCTGTCAGGAGGCGGGTGTGAGGGTGACGCCCGTGATCGTCGTCGACACGCCTCCTGCGGTCTGCGTGATGTCGAACACGTAGGCGCCGTCTCCCATGACGCGGAGGAAGCTCCAGTGACCGGTGTCGTCGACGGTGGTGGTGACCACGCCGGTGCTGAAGTTGGTCGCGGTGATCGAGACCTCGGCTCCTGGTGTCCCCGTGCCCGTGAACTCGAGGTGGCCTGGGGTGAACGTCGAACCGGAGGCGGGCGACGTGAGACGGAACGTCGAGTCGACCGCCAGGTCGACGGCGACCGTGACGGAGTCCGTGCGGTCCGTGCCGACCCACTCCTCGAAGGTGATGCGAGTCCGCCCGGGCTGGAGCGCCGTCGCCGAGTACGACCACACTCCGTCGTTCGCCACCGGGACTCTTAGGGTCGGGTCGCCGTCGATGAGGATGGTCGAGTTCGGGCGCGCGCGGCCGGTGATCGCAGCGGTACGCGCCGCCGAGTCGACCGACGAGACGGTCGCCCGGAGGGGGAGCATCCTGTTCTCGGCGCCCTTGAAGATCGTGTACTGGGCGCCGGCCGCGAGCATCGCGATGCCGAGCGACGTCGGGTACGCGTAGGTGAGGGCCGGCTGCCCCGCGACCACGGGGTCTGCGGTGGACAGCATGGAGGCGTTGACGGTCCACAGCTGTCGAGACGGAGTCGGGGACGCACAGGGGCGGGCGGCCGCGCGCTGGCCGGTGCCGTCGGCGATGTTCGTCAGGCATGAGCCGTCGGCGAGGACCACCTTGGTCGGCTCGGAGAGGGCGTCGACGTGCACCCAGCCGGCCTTCCGTCGGGCCTCGTCGAGCGACAGATAGCCGACGGCCTGGAGGTCGTCGTCGAAGGCGAAGTAGAGGCTGGGATCCTTCGTGCCGAAGATCAGGGGGACCAGCATGGCCTCTTGTTTGGCCGAGGCTGGAGCGATGCTCGTCGAGGCGGCGAGGAGGGCTGCGATGCCCAGTGTGGTGAGGCCGGCTGCTGCGCTGCGGAGGCGATTCACGATTCTCGTTTCTGCCGGGGGTACGGATCCGGCGTCAGACAGGCTGGCGTGAAAAACGAGGCATATCAAGTACTAGACGGAATCTCCTGTCGATGGCAGACTGATCGACGTGACGACGACGCTCTGGGTCAAGATCTGCGGCCTCTCGACGGCAGAGGCGGTCTCCGCGGCCGTCCTCGGCGGTGCCGATGCCGTGGGCTTCGTGCTCGCCCCGGGCAGCCCTCGAACGGTCTCGCCCGAGGCAGCGTCGGCTCTCGCGGCGCTGGTGCCCGACGGGGTCGAGAGCGTCGGCGTCTTCCGTGGCCAGACCGCTGTCGAGGTGATCGCATCGGCTCGAACCGCCGGTGTGCAGACGGTCCAATTGCACGGCGGCGAGGCACCCGACGTCTTCGACGCTGTGCGGTCGGCCGGGTTCGGCGTCATCCGTGCCACGAGCGCCGAGACCTACGGGCTCGAGGCGCAGGAGCACCGAGAGCTCTACGGCGACGCTCGCCTCCTCCTCGACGCACCCGATCCCGGGGCCGGCGAGACCTTCGACGCCGACGCGCTCACCGGCGTCGAGCCTCCGTCCGGCTGGATCCTCGCCGGTGGCCTGCGACCGGGCAACGTGGCGGCGCTCGCCGAAGCGCTCCGACCCGGCGGCGTCGACGTGTCGAGCGGCGTCGAGATCGCGCGCGGTGTGAAGGACCCCGAACTGATCCGCGAGTTCCTGGCCGCCGCGCGCGCGTGAACGACGAACGCCGCCGCCCCGAGGGGCGACGGCGTCGAAGAAACAGGTCGCGGCTCAGTCGCGGGCGAGCACCAGCTCGTCCAGCGCGAGGCGGGTGCGCGGCAGTACCTCGCGCTCGGCCAGCTTCTCGGGCAGCTTGTCGGCCGTGTCGACGACGCCGATCGCGGTGACGGTGACGGGCAGCAGGTTGGGCGCCAGGTGGAAAGCGGCGCGCAGGCCCTCGACCTCGATGCCGGCCATCTGGTGGGTGTGGAGGCCCTCGGCGTGCGCCTGCACGCTCAGGGCGGACACGGCGAGGCCGAGGTCGTACTGGGCCCAGGCGCGCGGCTTGCCCTCGGCGTCCGTGGTCTCGGCGACCGCGACGAGCAGGGCGGCGGCGTTGCCGGCCCAGACGGTGTTGAAGCCCATCAGGTTGGCGAGGATCGTCTCGAAGGTCGCGGTGCCGCGCCGGCCGACGAGGAAGCGTCGGGGCTGCTGGTTGGAGGCCGACGGAGCCCAGCGCGCTGCCTCGAGGAGGGCGGTGAGCTGCTCGTCCGAGATGGTGGCCCGGGGGTCGTAGGAGCGGGGGCTCCAGCGCTCGTCGAGGAGC is from Frondihabitans australicus and encodes:
- a CDS encoding NAD-dependent epimerase/dehydratase family protein — protein: MNVERTEWAVVGATGFVGRAVAARLRAAGHQVREVPTPRLRAEPTLSAAGIARRAEAEAGSALTAALAGARVIVIAGGLATPDAAESDVLTGANALVPATILRAAAAAGVSRVIHLSSAAVLGHAPELSADEPTFPFSPYSRSKALGEAALLETLDRLGHSAPRLTIVRATSVQGPGRPTTLALQRVARSRLASVASPGTQPSAVSSIDGLVDLIHSAGVLPDPPTIALQPWEGASAASVLHAAGGRPPIVLPAILCRIVVALGEGVGRLGSARARGLTRRLEMMWFGQRQPATWPDYDESPCPDRLHELLAAPSERESATR
- a CDS encoding phosphoribosylanthranilate isomerase gives rise to the protein MTTTLWVKICGLSTAEAVSAAVLGGADAVGFVLAPGSPRTVSPEAASALAALVPDGVESVGVFRGQTAVEVIASARTAGVQTVQLHGGEAPDVFDAVRSAGFGVIRATSAETYGLEAQEHRELYGDARLLLDAPDPGAGETFDADALTGVEPPSGWILAGGLRPGNVAALAEALRPGGVDVSSGVEIARGVKDPELIREFLAAARA
- a CDS encoding UDP-phosphate glycosyltransferase, yielding MDHNLILVPAVALLVGLGAPALLRPLLRSLGTYDTPNHRSSHSTTVLRGGGIAPAGGVVAAVAAAWAILFGHTPHGVAIVALTVLSAAVLGALEDIRGVSVRVRAACQLAIGLGCSLSVVLVHGAPWWLAPLGAIAVAGYINVANFMDGVNGISSLHGLATGGVFALVGAVTQTSWLVVAGLALAAAYLAFLPWNLFGRRMFLGDVGSYALGAAVASLSLVAVATGVPPLAALAPLAVYLADTASTFFRRLARGASWHEAHREHAYQAHVVAGRSHLFSAALTFVLTVGCGLLGLASLGATPFGVAACLAGVLALGVVHVVLPRALSAFSADADTSSASSPATAAARVPTATGAP
- a CDS encoding nitroreductase family protein; protein product: MTTTDLSSTTRTSDTSVPLVPLLDERWSPRSYDPRATISDEQLTALLEAARWAPSASNQQPRRFLVGRRGTATFETILANLMGFNTVWAGNAAALLVAVAETTDAEGKPRAWAQYDLGLAVSALSVQAHAEGLHTHQMAGIEVEGLRAAFHLAPNLLPVTVTAIGVVDTADKLPEKLAEREVLPRTRLALDELVLARD